The genomic region CACGCGCCCCGCCCTTGGATTGACCGAGGAAGATCTCGCGCGCATGGAGCGGTCGATCTCGGAGGAGGGAATCTCCAGCGAAGTTTTTCGCACCAATGTCCCGCTGATCCTTTACGACGCGCTGCGCGATCCGCGCGCCGTGGTGGAGAACCTGGCGCGCTACGGTGTCCGAAACGCCGTCTCGGTGCCGCTGGTCGTCGAAAAGCGCGATGACGACAACCGCGTGCTGGATCGCACCGTCGTCGGCGTGCTGCACGTTTTCAATAAGCGCGGCGGCGGCAAGTTCACCGATGAAGACGTCCGGCTTCTCCAGCGAATGGCGATGAACGCCGCCGCCGTGATCTCGTCGGCGCAGGTTTACCGCGAGGTCGTTCAGGAGAAACAAGAGTTTATCCAGACGATCGACAGCCTCGTCGCGGGGCTCTTGATGGTCGGCATAAACGGCCGTCTGCTGCAAATCAATCCTTCGGCGCGCGCCATTCTCAATATCAAGCCCGACGTGCCGCTGATCGGCGTCTTTTACTACCGGGCGATCCATAACGATAAGATCCGCATTCTGCTCGGCCGCGCGCTGTCCTCGCAGAACCCGGAACTCGCGGACGAAATCTCCATCCCGGCGACCGAAGACCAGGGCGAGCGCATCTACCAGGCCCAGTGCGCCCCGGTGCGGGACAGCCAGGGCGCGACAGTGGGGATTGTCGCGATCTTCAACGACATCACGGAGATTCGCGGCGTCGAACGGATGAAGACGGCGTTTATCTCGACGGTCTCGCATGAACTGAGAACGCCGCTGACCAGCATCAAGGGATTTATCTCGACGCTGCTCGCCGACAACGAAGGGTTTTACGACGAGCCGACTCGCCGGGAGTTCTATGAGATCATCGACACCGAATGCGACCGTCTGACGCGTCTTATCAAAGATTTGCTGGATATCTCACGCATCGAGCAGGGCCGTTCGATGCAGATGTACTGGGAGCCGGTGGATATCGTCACGCTGACGCAAAAAGTCCTGTCCGCGCAGCGCGCCTATACGAAGAACCATACCCTCAGTCTGGATTTCCCCGAGAACTTCCCGACGATTGAAGCCGACCCGGATAAAATCGATCAAATATTGACGAATCTGGTCAACAACGCCATCAAATATTCGCCGCGCGGCGGCGAGGTGCGCGTGATCGGTCGTCATGTCGATGGAACCGAAGGGTATGTCTCCATCCGTATTACAGATGAGGGCATGGGCATTCCGCGCGAACATCTGCCGCGCCTGTTCGAGCGCTTCTACCGCGTGGACAACCGCGATAACCGCGAGATCGGCGGCACGGGGATCGGCCTGGCGCTCGTGAAGGCGCTCACGGAGGCGCATCACGGGCATGTCACGGTGGAGAGCGATCCTGGAGTGGGGACGACGTTTACGCTGATCCTGCCGATTTCGCAGGAAAAGCTGCTGGAGGCGCCGCATGGCTCAGGCGTCAAGTAACGGCGATCTCGTTGTTTCCATCCGCCGTGAGCCGGATGCCCTGGATTTGCCGCTGCCGGCCTATGCGACCGCGGAAGCCGCCGGCATGGATCTGTGCGCGGCCTTGACGCACGACGCGGTGCTCAAACCCGGCGCGCGGCTGCTCGTGGACACCGGAATACGGATCGCCCTGCCGTTCGGCTACGAAGCGCAGGTGCGTCCGCGCAGCGGACTGGCGGTGCGCGCGGGTCTGACGGTGCTGAACTCGCCGGGAACCGTGGACAGCGATTACCGGGGCGTAATCAAGGTCCCGCTGATCAACTTGGGACAGGAAGATGTCGTATTGAAGCGAGGGGACCGCATCGCGCAGATGGTGGTCGCGCCGGTCACGCGCGTGCAGTGGGCGGTGGCGGAAGAATTGACGGAAACCGAGCGCCAGGAAGGCGGCTTCGGCCACACCGGGCTTGGAAGAACGGGAGATTCGATTGACGCAGGCGATGGATTTTGACGGCCAGACGTCCTGTGCGACGGCGGACGGGGTGACGCAGGAGGTCTATGCGCTTCTGGCGCAGGCGAACCTGTGCCGCATCCGGGGCAACTGGCCGGACGCCATCGAAAAGTGCATGGCGGCCATGCGCATGGATCCGCAGAGCGTCGCCGCGCATGGGCTGCTTGGCGATATCTACGAAAACAAAGGCTGCCTGGACGACGCCATTCAGTGGTACCGGATGGCGCTGGATATTAATCCTGACAGCCCCGCCGATCATCAAAAACTGGAGCGGCTGCTGATCCAAAAGAGCCGCATTCTGGATCGGACGAAACCCGCCGCTGCGCCCCCGTCGCCCGTGGCGGCCGTCGCGCCTCCCGCCGAGCAAAAGAGCGGATGGGTTCGCGATCCCTTCAAGACGCTTCGGGTCACGGCGTTTTCCTCCGCCGCCCTCGTTCTCGCGATCGTGATCGTCGCCATGCTTGTCTCGCACTCGCACGGGGCGGGAAACGCCGCGCAGTCCCAGATCGCCACGCCGCCGGTCGTGCTGACGTCGGATGGCCTGACGCCGAGCAACGACGACGCCCATGGCGGCCTTTCCGATGTCCGTGAAACCGTGGACGAACGGCTGCTCACCGGCATGCGGGGCGACTCCGACCTGACGGGGCATGATGTCTCGGTGACCGATGTCCAGTCGGACCCGCGCTCCGGCCGCGCCACGGTCACCATTCTGATCGCCGCTAAAGACAGCGCCTCCCTCAACCGCGACACCGTCGCGGAGGCCATTTTGCGCGCCGCGCACTCCGCCATGCGCCTCACCGACCCGGCCTCGTACACCGACTTTACCGTCCGGGTCCTGATTCCTTCCTCCTCCGACGCCTCCACCGCAAGCGGCGCCGCCCTGGCCGCGCTGGCCGATATCAGCCGCGCCAATCAAGCGGTGCTCGACGCCGATATCGCCCAGCTCACCCCCGCGCAGCGCCAGCAGATGCTCACGCATACCTGGTGGGCCGGCTCCGTGCTCGATACTCCCATTTCCTGAGGACCCCCTAGGAGGCGGGCGGGGGTTGACGAGGCATGCGGCGCCTTGTATAATGGTTGTGCGATAATTCACAAACGATAGCGGAGCCGGTCCGGCAAGCTCGATCATCAGAGGGAAGAATACGTTGAATAGCAGCCCGAAAGTGCCGATGCCGACGTTGGAGCGGTTGGCAACGTATCTCCGTTACCTGATCGACCTGGACGCCTCCCATGTGGAGACGATCTCTTCGACGGACGTAGAGCGGCAAACCGGCATCAACGCCGCACAGTTCCGCAAAGACCTTTCCTATTTCGGCGAATTCGGCAAACCGGGCGTCGGTTATAACGTCTCGGAATTGCAGGCGCGCATCGCCCGCATTCTCAAGATCGACCAGATGCAGCCGGTCATTGTTGTCGGCGCCGGAAACCTTGGAAGCGCCTTGATCGGCTATCCTGGCCTCCAGGAGCACAAATTCCATATTGCGGCGGCGTTTGACCGCGATCCCGCCAAGATCGGGCGTCTTCAAAACGACCTGGTGGTTCTCGACGAATCATCCCTGGGCGAAGTGAACGCCAAGATCGGGGCGCGCATCGCCATTCTGTGCGTTCCGGCGAACGCCGCGCAGCATGTGGCGAACGACGCGATCGCCGCCGGAGTGCGGGTTATTCTCAACTTCGCTCCCATCATTTTGAAGGTGCCGGAGCGGGTCGTCGTGCGAAACGTCTCGTTTTTGCAGGAGCTCGCCGTGCTTTCCTATCACCTTTCCAGCGAAGCGCCGGCCACATAAGCGCTTCACTCGACATTCTCCAATCAAAGGTATTTCCCAATGACGCAAACTCGTATCGAAAAGGACTCCATGGGAGAGTTCGCCGTCCCGGTGACGGCCTACTACGGAGCACAGACGGCGCGCGCCGTCGACAACTTCCCCGTTTCCGGCGTGCGCTTCCCGCGCCCGTTCATCCTGGCGCTCGGCGCGATCAAGCGCGCCTGCGCCGAAGCGAACGTCGCCGAGGGACTGTTGGATGAGACGATCGCCAAAGCGATCTATCAGGCCGCCGACGAAGTGATTGAAGGACGCTGGGACAGCCAGTTCGTAGTCGATATCTACCAGACCGGGTCCGGCACCTCGACGAACATGAACGTCAACGAAGTGCTGTCGAACCGCTCCATTGAGATCATGGGCGGCGTGATCGGCTCCAAAACTCCCGTTCATCCCAACGATCATGTCAACAAGAGCCAGTCGTCCAACGATGTCATCCCCACGGCCATCCATGTGGCGGCGGCCCTGGAGCTGGAGAACAACCTGCTGCCGGCCCTGCGCGGCCTGCACGCGGCGCTGAAGCAGAAGGCGGCGGACTGGGACGACATCGTCAAGATCGGCCGCACGCACTTGATGGACGCGACGCCCGTGCGGCTCGGCCAGGAAGCTTCGGGCTGGGCGCGGCAGGTGGAGCTTTCCATCGCGCGTTTGGAATCGGTGAAGCCGCGACTGCTGGAGCTCGCCATCGGCGGTACGGCGGTCGGCACGGGGATCAACTCTCCCGTCGGCTTCGGCGCGCGTGTTTCGGAGCGGCTGGCGGAGCGCTTCGGACTGCCGTTTGTCGAGGCGGAAAACCACTTTGAAGCGCAGGGCAGCCAGGACGGCGCCGTGGAGCTCGCGAACCAGCTTTCGACGGTGGCGACGTCGCTGCTGAAGATCGCGAACGATGTGCGCTGGCTGTCGTCCGGCCCGCGCTGCGGCCTCGGCGAGCTTTCGCTGCCACCCGTGCAGCCCGGCTCCTCGATCATGCCCGGCAAGGTCAATCCTGTCATCTGCGAGCAGCTAATGATGGTGGCCGCCCAGGTGATCGGCAACGCGACCACCGTGACCGTTGCGAACACCCACGGAAATCTGGACCTGAACGTGATGCTGCCCGTGATGGCGCGCAACGTTCTGGAATCGCTGACCTTCCTGTCGAATTCCGTCAATGTCTTCACCACGAAGGCGGTGAACGGCTTGACGGCGAACAAAGAGCGCGCCGAATCGCTCGTCGAGTGGTCCATGAGCATGGTGACGTCGCTCGCGCCGGTCATCGGCTACGACAACGCCGCGAAGCTCGCGAAGCGCGCCGTGGACGAGCATAAGACCGTGCGCGACCTGGTGACATCGGAGAATATCCTGCCGGCCGATCAGGCGGCGGAGCTGCTGGACGCGCGAAAGATGACCGAACCCGGCGTCGGCGCCGGCGGGGAATAGATCTCGGAGGAGACATTGTGATGAGTGAACAGACTCCCGTAAAGGTGCTCGTTTGGGACGAAGCGCCGACGCACGCGCCGCGCGAGGTGTATCCGCAGAGCATCAACGGCGCCATCGCGGCGTTTCTGAATGAAGACGGCGCCGGACAGATCGTGGCGACGACCGCGAATATCGACGATCCGGAGCAGGGGCTCTCGGAGCAGGCGATCGCGGACGCCGATGTGATCATCTGGTGGGGCCACGCGCGTCATGACGAAGTGCAGGACGAGCTTGCCCAGCGGGTTGTCCAAGCCGTTCACGCCGGCACAGGGTTCATCCCGCTGCACTCGGCGCACTACTCCAAAACGTTTCGCGGCGTGCTCAGCGCCACCGGCCACCTGAAAGGCGGCTGGCGCGAGCAGGACGAAAACCCCGACACGGAAGAAATCACCGTTTGCGCGCCCAAGCATCCGATCGCCGAGGGCGTGGAGGACTTCACGCTGCCGCGCGAAGAGATGTACGGCGCTCCGTTCGACGTGCCTCCGTTCAAGACGGTTGTCTTCCAGTCTTATTTCCCCGTGGGCGGGGAATACTTCCCGAGCTTCGCGACATCGGTCGGCGAGGGGATCACTCCCGACTTCCATAGCGGCGGCGGCAAGGGAGAGAACCAGGGCGAAGGGGCGGGGCGGGTTTTCTACTTCCGGCCCGGTCATGAAACGTTCCCGACTTACTTCGACCCCAGCGTGCGCCGGATTCTGCGCAACGCGGTTCTGTGGACAGCAAGGCGGACCGGATAATGCCGACGCTTCCCTGGAAACGCGCGATTGTCGTCGGCGCCTCGTCGGGCATGGGTGAAGTGATCGCGCGCCGTCTGGCGGCCTCCGGCTGCAAGACGGCGCTCATCGCGCGCCGCGAATCGGAGCTGAACGCGCTCCGCGACGCCCTGAACGCCGAAAACGAGGCGCCCATCGCCTTTGCTTATCCC from Capsulimonas corticalis harbors:
- a CDS encoding tetratricopeptide repeat protein, with the protein product MTQAMDFDGQTSCATADGVTQEVYALLAQANLCRIRGNWPDAIEKCMAAMRMDPQSVAAHGLLGDIYENKGCLDDAIQWYRMALDINPDSPADHQKLERLLIQKSRILDRTKPAAAPPSPVAAVAPPAEQKSGWVRDPFKTLRVTAFSSAALVLAIVIVAMLVSHSHGAGNAAQSQIATPPVVLTSDGLTPSNDDAHGGLSDVRETVDERLLTGMRGDSDLTGHDVSVTDVQSDPRSGRATVTILIAAKDSASLNRDTVAEAILRAAHSAMRLTDPASYTDFTVRVLIPSSSDASTASGAALAALADISRANQAVLDADIAQLTPAQRQQMLTHTWWAGSVLDTPIS
- a CDS encoding ThuA domain-containing protein → MSEQTPVKVLVWDEAPTHAPREVYPQSINGAIAAFLNEDGAGQIVATTANIDDPEQGLSEQAIADADVIIWWGHARHDEVQDELAQRVVQAVHAGTGFIPLHSAHYSKTFRGVLSATGHLKGGWREQDENPDTEEITVCAPKHPIAEGVEDFTLPREEMYGAPFDVPPFKTVVFQSYFPVGGEYFPSFATSVGEGITPDFHSGGGKGENQGEGAGRVFYFRPGHETFPTYFDPSVRRILRNAVLWTARRTG
- a CDS encoding redox-sensing transcriptional repressor Rex, with the translated sequence MPMPTLERLATYLRYLIDLDASHVETISSTDVERQTGINAAQFRKDLSYFGEFGKPGVGYNVSELQARIARILKIDQMQPVIVVGAGNLGSALIGYPGLQEHKFHIAAAFDRDPAKIGRLQNDLVVLDESSLGEVNAKIGARIAILCVPANAAQHVANDAIAAGVRVILNFAPIILKVPERVVVRNVSFLQELAVLSYHLSSEAPAT
- the dut gene encoding dUTP diphosphatase; translated protein: MAQASSNGDLVVSIRREPDALDLPLPAYATAEAAGMDLCAALTHDAVLKPGARLLVDTGIRIALPFGYEAQVRPRSGLAVRAGLTVLNSPGTVDSDYRGVIKVPLINLGQEDVVLKRGDRIAQMVVAPVTRVQWAVAEELTETERQEGGFGHTGLGRTGDSIDAGDGF
- a CDS encoding ATP-binding protein; protein product: MAIEPITPSLPTEPSPAASAAATPPVADFEETLKRLVDRIAKVIQAEKCVFLLHDAVAGTLYPTRPALGLTEEDLARMERSISEEGISSEVFRTNVPLILYDALRDPRAVVENLARYGVRNAVSVPLVVEKRDDDNRVLDRTVVGVLHVFNKRGGGKFTDEDVRLLQRMAMNAAAVISSAQVYREVVQEKQEFIQTIDSLVAGLLMVGINGRLLQINPSARAILNIKPDVPLIGVFYYRAIHNDKIRILLGRALSSQNPELADEISIPATEDQGERIYQAQCAPVRDSQGATVGIVAIFNDITEIRGVERMKTAFISTVSHELRTPLTSIKGFISTLLADNEGFYDEPTRREFYEIIDTECDRLTRLIKDLLDISRIEQGRSMQMYWEPVDIVTLTQKVLSAQRAYTKNHTLSLDFPENFPTIEADPDKIDQILTNLVNNAIKYSPRGGEVRVIGRHVDGTEGYVSIRITDEGMGIPREHLPRLFERFYRVDNRDNREIGGTGIGLALVKALTEAHHGHVTVESDPGVGTTFTLILPISQEKLLEAPHGSGVK
- a CDS encoding class II fumarate hydratase gives rise to the protein MTQTRIEKDSMGEFAVPVTAYYGAQTARAVDNFPVSGVRFPRPFILALGAIKRACAEANVAEGLLDETIAKAIYQAADEVIEGRWDSQFVVDIYQTGSGTSTNMNVNEVLSNRSIEIMGGVIGSKTPVHPNDHVNKSQSSNDVIPTAIHVAAALELENNLLPALRGLHAALKQKAADWDDIVKIGRTHLMDATPVRLGQEASGWARQVELSIARLESVKPRLLELAIGGTAVGTGINSPVGFGARVSERLAERFGLPFVEAENHFEAQGSQDGAVELANQLSTVATSLLKIANDVRWLSSGPRCGLGELSLPPVQPGSSIMPGKVNPVICEQLMMVAAQVIGNATTVTVANTHGNLDLNVMLPVMARNVLESLTFLSNSVNVFTTKAVNGLTANKERAESLVEWSMSMVTSLAPVIGYDNAAKLAKRAVDEHKTVRDLVTSENILPADQAAELLDARKMTEPGVGAGGE